Proteins from a single region of Urocitellus parryii isolate mUroPar1 chromosome 4, mUroPar1.hap1, whole genome shotgun sequence:
- the Fzd4 gene encoding frizzled-4 yields MAWRGAGPSVPGAPGGVGLSLGLLLQLLLLLGRAWSFGDEEERRCDPIRIAMCQNLGYNVTKMPNLVGHELQTDAELQLTTFTPLIQYGCSSQLQFFLCSVYVPMCTEKINIPIGPCGGMCLSVKRRCEPVLKEFGFAWPESLNCSKFPPQNDHNHMCMEGPGDEEVPLPHKTPVQPGEECHSVGTNSDQYIWVKRSLNCVLKCGYDAGLYSRSAKEFTDTWMAVWASLCFISTAFTVLTFLIDSSRFSYPERPIIFLSMCYNIYSIAYIVRLTVGRERISCDFEEAAEPVLIQEGLKNTGCAIIFLLMYFFGMASSIWWVILTLTWFLAAGLKWGHEAIEMHSSYFHIAAWAIPAVKTIVILIMRLVDADELTGLCYVGNQNLDALTGFVVAPLFTYLVIGTLFIAAGLVALFKIRSNLQKDGTKTDKLERLMVKIGVFSVLYTVPATCVIACYFYEISNWAIFRYSADDSNMAVEMLKIFMSLLVGITSGMWIWSAKTLHTWQKCSNRLVNSGKVKREKRGNGWVKPGKGNETVV; encoded by the exons ATGGCCTGGCGGGGCGCAGGGCCGAGCGTCCCGGGGGCACCCGGAGGTGTCGGGCTCAGTCTGGGGCTGCTGCTGCAGTTGCTCCTACTGCTGGGGCGGGCATGGAGTTTCGGGGACGAGGAGGAGCGGCGTTGCGACCCCATCCGCATCGCCATGTGCCAGAACCTCGGCTACAACGTGACCAAGATGCCCAACCTGGTGGGGCACGAGCTGCAGACAGACGCCGAGCTCCAGCTGACAACTTTCACGCCGCTGATTCAGTACGGCTGCTCCAGCCAGCTGCAG TTCTTCCTTTGTTCGGTTTATGTGCCAATGTGCACAGAGAAGATCAACATCCCCATCGGCCCATGTGGCGGTATGTGTCTTTCTGTCAAGAGACGCTGTGAACCGGTCCTGAAGGAATTTGGATTTGCCTGGCCAGAGAGCCTAAATTGCAGCAAATTCCCACCACAGAACGACCACAATCACATGTGCATGGAAGGGCCAGGTGATGAAGAGGTGCCCTTACCTCACAAAACCCCTGTACAGCCTGGGGAGGAGTGTCACTCCGTGGGAACCAATTCAGATCAGTATATCTGGGTGAAAAGGAGCCTGAACTGCGTTCTTAAGTGTGGCTACGATGCTGGTTTATACAGCCGCTCAGCCAAGGAGTTCACTGATACCTGGATGGCGGTGTGGGCCAGCCTGTGCTTCATCTCCACTGCCTTCACCGTGCTGACCTTTCTGATTGATTCTTCCAGGTTTTCTTACCCTGAGCGCCCCATCATATTTCTCAGTATGTGCTATAATATTTATAGCATTGCTTATATTGTCAGGCTGACTGTAGGCCGGGAAAGGATATCCTGCGATTTTGAAGAGGCAGCAGAACCCGTTCTTATCCAAGAAGGACTTAAGAACACAGGATGTGCAATAATTTTCTTGCTGATGTACTTTTTTGGAATGGCCAGCTCCATTTGGTGGGTTATTCTGACACTCACTTGGTTTTTGGCAGCAGGACTCAAATGGGGTCATGAAGCCATTGAAATGCACAGCTCTTATTTCCACATTGCAGCCTGGGCCATCCCAGCAGTGAAGACTATTGTTATCTTGATTATGAGATTGGTGGATGCCGATGAACTGACTGGCCTGTGCTATGTTGGGAATCAAAACCTTGATGCCCTCACTGGCTTTGTGGTGGCCCCTCTCTTCACTTATTTGGTGATTGGAACTTTGTTCATTGCTGCAGGTTTGGTGGCCTTATTCAAAATTCGGTCAAATCTTCAAAAGGATGGGACAAAGACAGACAAATTGGAAAGACTGATGGTCAAGATTGGGGTCTTCTCAGTACTGTATACCGTTCCTGCAACCTGTGTGATTGCCTGTTATTTCTATGAAATCTCTAATTGGGCAATCTTTCGGTATTCTGCAGATGACTCCAATATGGCTgttgaaatgttgaaaatttttatgtctttgcTTGTGGGCATCACTTCAGGCATGTGGATCTGGTCTGCCAAAACGCTTCACACGTGGCAGAAGTGTTCCAACAGATTGGTGAATTCTGGGAaggtaaagagagagaagagagggaatggTTGGGTGAAGCCTGGGAAAGGCAATGAAACTGTGGTGTAA